In one window of Nicotiana tabacum cultivar K326 chromosome 12, ASM71507v2, whole genome shotgun sequence DNA:
- the LOC142167174 gene encoding uncharacterized protein LOC142167174, protein MHPSENGGTMLVPVAFDGTGYKSWRRGVLRALSLKNKVGFITGNVKKPNVGHATFDQWERCDDMVTSWILNSLSKDLADSLQYIRDAKELWQELEDRYDQTNGAKLYQLHKEISDLSQGTFNITGYYTKMKKFWKELNTLNAHAQRNCICTHGAKANMHKAEQDRRLIQFLMGLNEVYTVGRGSTLMMNPLPSIAQAFFILIQEEK, encoded by the coding sequence ATGCATCCGTCAGAGAACGGCGGAACGATGCTGGTGCCGGTGGCTTTCGACGGTACCGGTTATAAATCCTGGAGGAGAGGAGTACTTAGGGCGTTATCACTGAAGAACAAGGTAGGATTTATCACAGGAAATGTTAAGAAACCAAATGTGGGTCATGCCACTTTTGATCAATGGGAACGATGCGACGATATGGTCACTTCGTGGATTCTCAACTCATTGTCGAAAGATTTGGCTGATAGTCTGCAATACATTAGGGATGCGAAGGAATTATGGCAGGAATTGGAAGATAGATATGACCAAACCAACGGTGCTAAGTTGTATCAGCTTCATAAGGAAATTAGTGATTTAAGCCAAGGAACTTTTAACATCACTGGCTACTACACTAAAATGAAGAAGTTTTGGAAAGAACTTAATACCCTAAATGCACACGCTCAACGCAATTGCATCTGTACCCATGGAGCTAAGGCAAACATGCACAAGGCAGAACAGGATAGAAGAttaattcagttcctaatggggtTGAATGAGGTATACACTGTGGGGAGAGGCAGTACTTTGATGATGAATCCACTACCTAGCATTGCACAAGCATTTTTCATACTCATTCAAGAGGAAAAATAG